The genomic interval AGGGCAGCATGCTGACTGCTCAACGAGGAAATCACTCCATTGTGCAAAATTCGTCACATTTCAAACCGATCCAGGGCGATCACACTGTTAACAACGACGTTGAAGAGAAAGAAGACGACGATGAAGAGGAAGACGGCGAGGCTGAAGCTCAGGCATTCCCCTATACTTCACAGACCAGAAAATTGCCGGTGCAGCCCAATAGTCCGACCAATCGACCAGTCTCACCTGCACACTCACCCAGGAGACCTACTGCCATGTTCCACACTCCAACTACTGCACGGGTACCCAACACGTCGCCGAGGCACAGTCAGCCGGCCATGACCCCTGCTCAACCTGATCGTCCCGATGCCTCTCCGCCTGTTCGGCCCCAACGTCAACGCCATGCTCCAACATACTTGGAAGATTATGAGAGATAAGGCATTGACTATCGAAGTGCTCACAGGCCCAGTCACCCTGATTATGCGACATCGCCTGCCTATCTCCAGAAAGTGATAAGAAAGTCTGTGTAGATATCACTCAGGTCTGAGCAAGGCCCATAAGGTTCACCTGTTTGATTTGAATATTAGAAGCTGGATCAGGTCTGAGAAAGGCCCATAAGGCTCACCTGATCTGGACAACGTTAGCAAGTCTTGCGTGTTCTTtctatgaaaaagcgtttgataaagttcaccgtgcatttttatgggagaaattagttagttctgatgttaatgggaagtttttaaaaactgtaagaaatatGTACGAAAATGCTAAGTCTTgcgttaaagttaatagtgagtgctctggatattttcccagtttgtgtggagttagacaaggggaaaacttgtcaccgctgttttttgctctatttctaaatgatctaaagccttttttgttggaaaacagtaatggtttacaaacTATGTCAAGGGAGGCTATTGTGGTTGGAATGGAagatactgatgtaaatgctttgtttcaaatgtttttattactgtatgcggatgatactgtgatctgctcagagtctgaaaaaaacctgcaagaatgtctaaacaaaatgcacgaatactgtttaaaatggcgtctaaatattaacgtaaacaaaacgaaagttatagttttttccagaggtaaaattagaaataaaccattgtttacgtataatggcaattcaatcgaagtagtgtttgatgtaatgtacttgggccttaaaattaattataataataaattttcagtcgcacagaagaatctatatgatcgtgcctcaagggcaatgtttgttcttttgcgtacgtgtagacaattgtcactgcctgtggacatacaagttgacctgttcgataaaatgattgctccaatcttACTATATGGATGTGAGGtttggggttttggttcctgcgaacttgctactaaacttcaattacgtttttataaaattgttttcaaactaaaaaaatcaactccaaatgctatgatatttggtgaacttggaagatatccactagatgttaatatgaaatgtagaatgctttgctattggtataaactgattagtcctattcataaaaataaattttctagTATTGTGTactgctttacttataaattgtatatcaacaagatgattgaatctgattatttatgttttattgaaaaaaccttaaatgaaattggtctccctggcctttggacttctcaagaaaatgttcaatattcaagcgcatggtttaaacagaaagtaaaaagaagcttgtatgaccagtatatccataaatggtttacagaaattggaacaaaaaatatgttttggaattatcgaatgtttaaagatatttttgcatgtgaagactatgtcacacacctgccatatcagcaatgtgttgcaATGATGAAGttcagaacattaaacaacaatttgcctgtacagaaagaacgttaccttaacatcccgaggtcagaaagaacttgcaccaaatgtgtatcacaagacataggtgatgaattccattatttatttgtctgtgattttttcaaagaagaaagagctgagttgttaccaccttactattggaaaaaacctaatgcacttaaatttaaaaagttgtttgctactaacaaaaagaaattgctaaagaatattttggactttattaatagaatctgtaacagtttttcataatctttttaatttttatttatttattatattagcatatatatatcatgattgtattgattgtatttattgttcaaaatgcccccaggggttatggactaataaaaaacttgaaacttgaaacttttATGTGTGAGATTGTGTTATATTTTGGTGCTGTTTGTTATGCCACTCCCATGAACGTGAAAAACAAACTCTATTTCATGGAACTCTTAATTTGCAGATTTGCATTGTTTTgtttcctcacacacacacacacacacacacacacacacacacacacacacacacacacacacacacacacacgtttacgagatatatacatgtattattgtGTTCAGAGTGAAGTTTATTCGAACTCCCCACACAGAATATTCTTCCCATGGTGGAGAGAGGAAAATGGAAGAAATAATAACACTAACAGTGAGATACACTCTGCTGATATTATGTCATGATgcaaaataatacacatttgTTGACCACATTTTGTGATTATTAATTATGCAAATGATGAACATAAAATGTGCTAAAGTCTTGAGATGATAAAAAAAAGGGAATTTCAGCAAGTTGAAGGATTTAAATAATCCTTCGGATAGGcttatgcatttgattttaaatACAGTAGTTTGGGTTTTCTATAAAGTTTGGGAGGAATGTTGTGTCCATGCTAGTCCACTTCCAGATCCATGTTAATCAATCTCGTATGATCTCGAAAGAACCAAGAAGATAGCGGCCATTGTTAAATGAGGAGAACACATGTAGACCGGGAATAAAAGATCCACTTGAACACACGAGCTGTGTCATCGTCTTACACTTTGTTGTATGCAAGAACACAACAAGTTTGTCAACAGAAAATCTATTACAAAAATCAAGGTTTTAAAAGGGAGAAAGTCTTAAACaggggatgggggtggaggggcgggaggtcttaaaatgggggttcacCTGTACACCCTAAATTGACATAGacattcccccgaaagcggcgtatggctgcctgaagggcggggtaaaaactgtcatacacgtaaaaacccactcgtgcaaaagcatgcgtgaatgtgggagtttcagcccataaacgaagaagaagaagaaacagaccTGTATCAAGCACGCCCAGTGCCAGACCCTGCACGGCAATCATGGAGGCCAGCGCCACCAGAGCGGTGCACCAGGGGACGGCAATGGTGGCGATTCCGGTCAACACCAGGGTGTAGAAGAGCAGGATCTGCTGGTCAAAGTAGTCGAAGAGCACTCCGCCCACAACTGACCCCAAGAGATAGCCCAGAGAGCGCCCCGTGaagatgaaggagatgtgttccgttgtggtgtgtgtgcgctcCTCCAGATCCAGTAAGGTAGCGCCAGGGATGGAGACGCATAGACCCTGCGTTACAGACAGTAGGTTGAAATACATACATTGTGTGCTACACTTACAGAGAGTATCttaaacaaatgaggcagagcgctgtttagagatctgataactaaagggaagtaatttgAGGATaaaagttgcttgttcatttcaatgccaGGAGCAAGGTTTTGAATAAccctcacttactctattactcATGTCGTATGCActaagagcgcttacttccctttgtgtatcaGATCTTACAGAGAGTAGACTTTTGAGTAGGGTAAGTACATGAATTCATAACTTTCAatatacagtggtcgccgcttaataaagccacttctggaccgacgaaaaatggctttaataagcggcggatttattaaccggcagtccaggaatacgtcattttcgaaagaaaaaaaaaatcttctcttttgcttacgtcactcagtcactttctttcgtcatttacactggtttgaatctaaacaaaacttcacgaaggatgttgaacttttgttttaaatatgtacatgtacgtgtactttgatcacttcggtacatcaataatttcactgtcaccgtcacgaatcattactcggcagagaagaacgattttatgagtgtttgtttgttggtcgtcttccacaagataatgtgagttttagtcacaaactacgtgatttctctgagaaaactggctttaataagcggcgggttggttttattaaccggctttttctaatacataagatatagtgataaatccggaccgtctgaaatcggcttttataagcggctggctctattaaccgcggttttattaagcggcgtccactgtataTTAAAAGAAAGACTGGTGAATGTATCAAAAGTACTGTGACATAGTACAAAGAATGTCAGCTGACGTCATGGATAACTTGCTTTTGCGGGCAATAAACCattcaatatatatatacaacaaagAT from Littorina saxatilis isolate snail1 linkage group LG7, US_GU_Lsax_2.0, whole genome shotgun sequence carries:
- the LOC138970204 gene encoding sodium-dependent glucose transporter 1-like; protein product: MMREEEEEETLFDQEGLLGSGRKSTWDLEWVKRFTKTLALSLAFFALGLCVSIPGATLLDLEERTHTTTEHISFIFTGRSLGYLLGSVVGGVLFDYFDQQILLFYTLVLTGIATIAVPWCTALVALASMIAVQGLALGVLDTGV